A section of the Lineus longissimus chromosome 1, tnLinLong1.2, whole genome shotgun sequence genome encodes:
- the LOC135487644 gene encoding phospholipase A2-like isoform X2 — MSAALIWTIIFSLMVSYGSPKTISKRRLDNFAEMIGVQVKNLDAGDINGYGGWCGLGGSGEPKDDIDRCCMKHDHCYYKLHRTVCKFAKIYLMPYNWTYDNGDIMCHDDPEKNACKSKLCGCDRDAVNCFAKYAHQFNTTFKSKDKISTMLEYLIKAYLNDEWVPQSVWTDLEDSWAKLETEKWDFIQEHVPEKYWGTLSKFLPKKYIPESVKEKLGLGEGGKEDVGDLGSGEIPEEDTEEEHESLWTKFKDWVKGIKEKIHGKR, encoded by the exons ATGTCAGCAGCTTTGATATGGACAATAATTTTCTCTCTCATGGTCTCCTATG GATCACCGAAGACAATCAGCAAACGCCGGCTAGATAACTTTGCAGAGATGATTGGTGTTCAAGTCAAGAACCTTGACGCAGGTGACATCAATGGTTACGGGGGATGGTGTGGATTAGGTGGAAGTGGGGAGCCAAAGGATGACATTGATAG ATGCTGCATGAAGCATGACCACTGCTACTACAAGCTCCACAGAACCGTCTGTAAATTTGCCAAAATTTATTTGATGCCATACAACTGGACGTATGATAATGGAGACATCATGTGTC ACGATGATCCAGAAAAAAATGCCTGCAAATCCAAGCTGTGTGGGTGTGACCGAGACGCAGTCAATTGTTTTGCCAAATACGCACACCAGTTCAACACGACCTTTAAATCAAAAGATAAAATCTCAACTATGCTTGAATACCTCATCAAAGCCTACCTGAATGATGAATGGGTGCCACAGAGTGTGTGGACCGACTTGGAAGACTCGTGGGCCAAGTTGGAGACAGAGAAATGGGACTTCATCCAAGAACACGTCCCAGAAAAATACTGGGGGACGTTGAGTAAGTTTTTGCCCAAGAAGTACATCCCGGAGAGTGTAAAGGAAAAGCTGGGTCTGGGGGAAGGCGGGAAGGAGGATGTTGGCGATTTAGGTTCAGGGGAGATACCAGAAGAGGATACTGAAGAAGAGCACGAGTCACTTTGGACGAAATTTAAGGACTGGGTAAAAGGCATTAAAGAGAAAATACATGGGAAGCGCTAG
- the LOC135487644 gene encoding phospholipase A2-like isoform X1: MSAALIWTIIFSLMVSYGSPKTISKRRLDNFAEMIGVQVKNLDAGDINGYGGWCGLGGSGEPKDDIDRCCMHHDHCYEHIRKTVCKSLNHAKVYTDAYMWAYDDGEIICNDDPEKNACKSKLCGCDRDAVNCFAKYAHQFNTTFKSKDKISTMLEYLIKAYLNDEWVPQSVWTDLEDSWAKLETEKWDFIQEHVPEKYWGTLSKFLPKKYIPESVKEKLGLGEGGKEDVGDLGSGEIPEEDTEEEHESLWTKFKDWVKGIKEKIHGKR; the protein is encoded by the exons ATGTCAGCAGCTTTGATATGGACAATAATTTTCTCTCTCATGGTCTCCTATG GATCACCGAAGACAATCAGCAAACGCCGGCTAGATAACTTTGCAGAGATGATTGGTGTTCAAGTCAAGAACCTTGACGCAGGTGACATCAATGGTTACGGGGGATGGTGTGGATTAGGTGGAAGTGGGGAGCCAAAGGATGACATTGATAG ATGCTGTATGCACCATGACCATTGCTATGAACACATCCGCAAAACAGTCTGCAAATCACTTAATCATGCCAAAGTATATACAGATGCTTACATGTGGGCCTATGATGATGGAGAGATAATATGCA ACGATGATCCAGAAAAAAATGCCTGCAAATCCAAGCTGTGTGGGTGTGACCGAGACGCAGTCAATTGTTTTGCCAAATACGCACACCAGTTCAACACGACCTTTAAATCAAAAGATAAAATCTCAACTATGCTTGAATACCTCATCAAAGCCTACCTGAATGATGAATGGGTGCCACAGAGTGTGTGGACCGACTTGGAAGACTCGTGGGCCAAGTTGGAGACAGAGAAATGGGACTTCATCCAAGAACACGTCCCAGAAAAATACTGGGGGACGTTGAGTAAGTTTTTGCCCAAGAAGTACATCCCGGAGAGTGTAAAGGAAAAGCTGGGTCTGGGGGAAGGCGGGAAGGAGGATGTTGGCGATTTAGGTTCAGGGGAGATACCAGAAGAGGATACTGAAGAAGAGCACGAGTCACTTTGGACGAAATTTAAGGACTGGGTAAAAGGCATTAAAGAGAAAATACATGGGAAGCGCTAG